The DNA region TTGTCTACTAAAGAAGTATGAGCAATGAAAGCGACCATTTTTCTGACAAGACTATTGTTACAAATATATTGAATGGAAACATTCAAGGCTTTGCTATCGTGGTAAAAAATACAGAAAAATTGGTAACTCATATTGTACGGAAAATGACGTCCAATGAAGACGACCAAAAAGACCTTGTACAAGATGTTTATCTGAAGGCCTACCAAAATTTGTCTTCATTTCAATTCAAATCTAAATTATCAACTTGGATTGCTAACATTGCTTATAATACAACTATAAATTATCTTCAGAAAAAGAAAATCTCTATAATTGAAATTGAGAAAATAGTAGATAACAAATTTAGAGCCTGTTTAAATTTTACCAAATAAACCTGAATTTGTTTTCCCCAACCCTAAAAGGAGCAAATTCAGGTTTATTTGGAAGGAAATTTTCCTCCCTTTAGGGACGGGGTAAAGAAAATTTCCGATATGTTTTTTTTTTTTGAATAAAATTTAAACAAGCTCTAAAAGCAAAAAACTAAACTTTAAATTCTATATTTGAAACAGAAAACACTCTCTAAAGTACA from Chryseobacterium suipulveris includes:
- a CDS encoding RNA polymerase sigma factor — translated: MSNESDHFSDKTIVTNILNGNIQGFAIVVKNTEKLVTHIVRKMTSNEDDQKDLVQDVYLKAYQNLSSFQFKSKLSTWIANIAYNTTINYLQKKKISIIEIEKIVDNKFRACLNFTK